DNA sequence from the Nitrospiria bacterium genome:
TTATTCCTCTCCTCCACGCTCTTTAAACACGCGACCGGGGGTTTTGACATGAGTGTCGCCCTCCCCCTCCACAACCGTGAGCGCAACGCGATCCCGACCTTACGCGCGCTGGCCAACCAGGCTTTCTCGCGCGCGGCCGGGGCCCCCCTGATCGAAGGCAACCAAATCCGCCTCCTCATCGACGCGCGGGAAAATTATCCGGCGTGGCTCGATGCGATCCGCGCGGCAAAACGCCATGTTTACTTCGAAAACTACATCGTCCAGGAAGACGA
Encoded proteins:
- a CDS encoding cardiolipin synthase B encodes the protein MSVALPLHNRERNAIPTLRALANQAFSRAAGAPLIEGNQIRLLIDARENYPAWLDAIRAAKRHVYFENYIVQED